The following are encoded in a window of Falco peregrinus isolate bFalPer1 unplaced genomic scaffold, bFalPer1.pri scaffold_51, whole genome shotgun sequence genomic DNA:
- the LOC129783528 gene encoding heat shock factor protein 5-like isoform X1, with the protein MQSSYEAELMPSDWLCNISEENNKAEVGLEAMFQVAAEVHSSCEAEKVGVAPVESQNSILELNGNQAPPVNSYAPSSTEESQLERLTPVTSDTSFLVAADGALDLSPLQPSDILCAADTTLSIEAAAAAKILQELLTTQEAGEKRSKEPHHRAAELSLMFFQEELFSPEQENSSVKSESRTPETEERQFTSGAEPVNESVEQTDSSVKSFSRKRRSSDTGNSLDLRLLVDAPWKRGCFLAVTDVQQLPAGFPCQTCSGVARNGALARQRVSHRCSLRVLDDQG; encoded by the exons ATGCAGTCATCTTACGAAGCTGAACTGATGCCATCTGACTGGCTATGTAAtatatctgaagaaaacaataaGGCAGAAGTCGGTCTTGAAGCCATGTTTCAGGTTGCCGCTGAGGTGCATTCATCATGCGAAGCTGAAAAGGTGGGAGTGGCACCTGTAGAGAGCCAGAATTCAATCCTGGAGCTTAATGGAAATCAGGCACCGCCTGTTAATAGTTACGCACCTTCTTCAACTGAGGAAAGCCAGCTGGAACGTCTCACTCCTGTAACTTCAGACACGTCGTTTCTGGTGGCAGCAGATGGAGCACTGGATTTGTCTCCATTGCAGCCTTCTGACATTCTTTGTGCTGCCGATACCACTCTGTCTatagaagctgctgctgctgctaaaatacTACAAGAACTTCTGACCACACAGGAAGCAGGTGAAAAACGGAGCAAAGAACCACATCACCGCGCAGCTGAGCTCTCCCTCatgttttttcaggaagaattgtTCAGTCCAGAGCAG gagaataGTAGTGTTAAAAGTGAATCCAGGACACCGGAGACAGAAGAGAGACAATTCACTTCAGGAGCTGAGCCTGTGAACGAATCTGTAGAACAGACAGATTCATCTGTAAAATCTTTCTCCCGGAAAAGACGCAGTTCAGACACAGGCAACTCTCTCG atCTCCGTCTGCTGGTGGACGCCCCTTGGAAGCGGGGGTGCTTTCTGGCGGTGAcagatgtgcagcagctgccagctggcttCCCTTGTCAGACGTGTAGCGGTGTTGCAAGAAATGGAGCTTTGGCACGGCAACGGGTGTCGCATCGGTGTTCTCTCCGTGTTCTCGATGACCAGGGGTGA
- the LOC129783528 gene encoding heat shock factor protein 5-like isoform X3 — MQSSYEAELMPSDWLCNISEENNKAEVGLEAMFQVAAEVHSSCEAEKVGVAPVESQNSILELNGNQAPPVNSYAPSSTEESQLERLTPVTSDTSFLVAADGALDLSPLQPSDILCAADTTLSIEAAAAAKILQELLTTQEAGEKRSKEPHHRAAELSLMFFQEELFSPEQENSSVKSESRTPETEERQFTSGAEPVNESVEQTDSSVKSFSRKRRSSDTGNSLDLHLLVDVPRKQGCFLEDEISE; from the exons ATGCAGTCATCTTACGAAGCTGAACTGATGCCATCTGACTGGCTATGTAAtatatctgaagaaaacaataaGGCAGAAGTCGGTCTTGAAGCCATGTTTCAGGTTGCCGCTGAGGTGCATTCATCATGCGAAGCTGAAAAGGTGGGAGTGGCACCTGTAGAGAGCCAGAATTCAATCCTGGAGCTTAATGGAAATCAGGCACCGCCTGTTAATAGTTACGCACCTTCTTCAACTGAGGAAAGCCAGCTGGAACGTCTCACTCCTGTAACTTCAGACACGTCGTTTCTGGTGGCAGCAGATGGAGCACTGGATTTGTCTCCATTGCAGCCTTCTGACATTCTTTGTGCTGCCGATACCACTCTGTCTatagaagctgctgctgctgctaaaatacTACAAGAACTTCTGACCACACAGGAAGCAGGTGAAAAACGGAGCAAAGAACCACATCACCGCGCAGCTGAGCTCTCCCTCatgttttttcaggaagaattgtTCAGTCCAGAGCAG gagaataGTAGTGTTAAAAGTGAATCCAGGACACCGGAGACAGAAGAGAGACAATTCACTTCAGGAGCTGAGCCTGTGAACGAATCTGTAGAACAGACAGATTCATCTGTAAAATCTTTCTCCCGGAAAAGACGCAGTTCAGACACAGGCAACTCTCTCG atCTCCATCTGCTGGTGGATGTACCTCGGAAGCAGGGGTGCTTTCTGGAGGACGAAATAAGCGAGTGA
- the LOC129783560 gene encoding uncharacterized protein LOC129783560, protein MGINTYQTSAASDPTERPLIVYRPAPPETAPPWDARCHVALRPRPLSRARSRCGGQPWRGAGLRNACSPLCPACSRFPRPGAHPRRGSRTSRLPPGRLRAGGGAAPSGSFRPRASAARSLTEATGDAGGSGAEGPAGPHFRRDRPDLLVHLKRLTKGNKAKMAAGLDVTSRPPNRFQRLLGTPLNGQPLPPPSTLSRPGESEWAVWGLGGFLRSAGWHGI, encoded by the exons atcgccccgcccctcccgagACCGCCCCTCCCTGGGATGCGAGGTGTCACGTGGCCCTGCGGCCCCGCCCCCTTTCCCGCGCGCGGTCCCGGTGCGGCGGGCAGCCatggcggggcgcggggctgcggaaCGCGTGCTCCCCGCTCTGCCCCGCCTGCAGCCGCTTTCCACGGCCCGGCGCCCACCCGCGCCGTGGTTCAAGGACCTCCAGGCTGCCGCCGGGACGGCtccgggctggcggcggggccgccccgagCGGCAGCTTTCGGCCCCGGGCCTCAGCCGCCCGGTCGCTCACAGAAGCTACGGGAGATGCTGGTGGGAGCGGAGCTGAGGGGCCGGCGGG CCCCCACTTTCGCCGCGACCGCCCCGACCTCCTCGTCCACCTGAAGCGCCTGACGAAAGGCAACAAGGCGAAGATGGCAGCGGGCCTGGATGTGACCAGCCGCCCACCCAACCGCTTCCAGCGCTTGCTCGGCACGCCACTGAACGGGCAGCCGCTGCCTCCGCCCTCGACGCTCAGCAGGCCTGGTGAGTCGGAGTGGGCCGTGTGGGGCCTTGGTGGGTTTTTGAGAAGCGCTGGGTGGCATGGGATTTGA
- the LOC129783528 gene encoding heat shock factor protein 5-like isoform X2: MQSSYEAELMPSDWLCNISEENNKAEVGLEAMFQVAAEVHSSCEAEKVGVAPVESQNSILELNGNQAPPVNSYAPSSTEESQLERLTPVTSDTSFLVAADGALDLSPLQPSDILCAADTTLSIEAAAAAKILQELLTTQEAGEKRSKEPHHRAAELSLMFFQEELFSPEQENSSVKSESRTPETEERQFTSGAEPVNESVEQTDSSVKSFSRKRRSSDTGNSLGALDIYHPLPCRCSCVTVCSLSFPPRSPSAGGCTSEAGVLSGGRNKRVRSG; this comes from the exons ATGCAGTCATCTTACGAAGCTGAACTGATGCCATCTGACTGGCTATGTAAtatatctgaagaaaacaataaGGCAGAAGTCGGTCTTGAAGCCATGTTTCAGGTTGCCGCTGAGGTGCATTCATCATGCGAAGCTGAAAAGGTGGGAGTGGCACCTGTAGAGAGCCAGAATTCAATCCTGGAGCTTAATGGAAATCAGGCACCGCCTGTTAATAGTTACGCACCTTCTTCAACTGAGGAAAGCCAGCTGGAACGTCTCACTCCTGTAACTTCAGACACGTCGTTTCTGGTGGCAGCAGATGGAGCACTGGATTTGTCTCCATTGCAGCCTTCTGACATTCTTTGTGCTGCCGATACCACTCTGTCTatagaagctgctgctgctgctaaaatacTACAAGAACTTCTGACCACACAGGAAGCAGGTGAAAAACGGAGCAAAGAACCACATCACCGCGCAGCTGAGCTCTCCCTCatgttttttcaggaagaattgtTCAGTCCAGAGCAG gagaataGTAGTGTTAAAAGTGAATCCAGGACACCGGAGACAGAAGAGAGACAATTCACTTCAGGAGCTGAGCCTGTGAACGAATCTGTAGAACAGACAGATTCATCTGTAAAATCTTTCTCCCGGAAAAGACGCAGTTCAGACACAGGCAACTCTCTCG GTGCCCTAGACATTTACCACCCACTCCCATGCCGCTGCAGTTGTGTCACTGTGTGTTCTCTCTCATTCCCTCCAAG atCTCCATCTGCTGGTGGATGTACCTCGGAAGCAGGGGTGCTTTCTGGAGGACGAAATAAGCGAGTGAGAAGTGGGTGA